A window of the Macaca nemestrina isolate mMacNem1 chromosome X, mMacNem.hap1, whole genome shotgun sequence genome harbors these coding sequences:
- the LOC112424156 gene encoding paraneoplastic antigen Ma6E gives MALAMLRDWCRWMGANAERSLLILDIPDDCEEHEFQEAVQAALSPLGRYRVLTKHFRKELGAKAALVEFTEYLNRSFIPHQIPGNGGPWKVIFLPQVPDVEFQDMPSFPAQPQGQAVAKAAGEVGGTGEAGGAGEGGAAGEAGGAGEAGGTGEAGAAGEGGAAGEAGGAGEGGAAGEAGGAGEGGAAGEAGGAGEGGAAGEGGAAGEAGGAGEAGGAGEGGAGDELRVVEEARESDEGAAGDTGTAGEAGAVGEAGGTKAWVQPWRCTLQAVLENRAYRELRPFSGREQPGCEEESFESWVEHAKDMLQLWYHASERERKRWLLESLGGPALDVVSGLLEEDPNLSALDCLAALGQVFRNQDTRMTSRLKFLTCTQGPQEGLFAFVVRLEGLLQRAVEKGAVHPALANYLRLRQVLSRARLSEALQDTLRGMQLERRPPGFLGLLRLIREMEAWAASPARSQQGVAWPAVPVESEDPAAAQASPAQGDASESDPGVEDAAEAASATKEAAKGAPAAGEDESAPADLEGLGQARPIEVPWSSSPARMSSAAWVFPGGPSWGPEGLIQVRGQEARNPPLEGLQTILEDPENENEDGAGDAGQPKSSQGK, from the coding sequence ATGGCTCTGGCGATGCTTCGGGACTGGTGCAGGTGGATGGGTGCAAACGCAGAGCGCTCCCTGCTCATCCTGGATATCCCTGACGACTGTGAGGAACATGAGTTCCAGGAGGCCGTGCAGGCTGCCCTGTCGCCCCTGGGCAGGTATCGAGTGCTCACCAAGCACTTCAGAAAGGAGCTCGGGGCCAAGGCAGCCTTGGTGGAGTTCACTGAGTATTTAAACCGAAGCTTCATTCCCCATCAAATACCAGGCAATGGGGGGCCCTGGaaagtgatcttcctgccccaAGTACCTGATGTTGAGTTTCAGGATATGCCCAGTTTCCCTGCACAGCCCCAGGGGCAAGCAGTGGCAAAAGCTGCAGGTGAGGTAGGAGGCACAGGTGAGGCAGGAGGCGCAGGTGAGGGAGGAGCAGCAGGTGAGGCAGGAGGCGCAGGTGAGGCAGGAGGCACAGGTGAGGCAGGAGCAGCAGGTGAGGGAGGAGCAGCAGGTGAGGCAGGAGGCGCAGGTGAGGGAGGAGCAGCAGGTGAGGCAGGAGGCGCAGGTGAGGGAGGAGCAGCAGGTGAGGCAGGAGGCGCAGGTGAGGGAGGAGCAGCAGGTGAGGGAGGAGCAGCAGGTGAGGCAGGAGGTGCAGGTGAGGCAGGAGGTGCAGGTGAGGGAGGAGCTGGAGATGAGTTGAGAGTTGTAGAAGAGGCAAGAGAGTCAGATGAGGGAGCCGCAGGTGATACAGGAACTGCAGGTGAGGCAGGAGCTGTGGGTGAGGCAGGAGGGACAAAAGCCTGGGTCCAGCCTTGGCGCTGCACCCTACAGGCTGTGCTGGAAAACAGGGCCTACCGGGAACTGAGACCCTTTTCAGGGAGGGAGCAGCCAGGCTGCGAGGAAGAGTCCTTTGAGAGCTGGGTGGAGCACGCCAAGGATATGCTGCAGCTGTGGTACCATGCGTcggaaagggagaggaagaggtggCTGCTGGAGAGCTTGGGCGGCCCGGCCCTGGATGTCGTGAGCGGCCTCCTGGAGGAAGATCCCAACTTGTCCGCGCTGGACTGCCTGGCAGCGCTGGGGCAGGTATTTAGGAACCAGGACACTCGAATGACTTCGAGGCTGAAGTTCCTGACCTGCACGCAGGGGCCCCAGGAGGGGCTGTTTGCCTTCGTGGTGCGCCTGGAAGGCCTGCTGCAGAGGGCTGTGGAGAAGGGGGCCGTCCACCCAGCCTTGGCCAACTACCTGCGATTGCGGCAGGTGCTGTCTCGGGCCCGCCTAAGCGAGGCACTCCAGGATACCCTGAGGGGGATGCAGCTGGAGAGGAGGCCACCTGGCTTCCTGGGGCTGCTCCGGCTCATCCGGGAGATGGAGGCGTGGGCAGCTTCCCCAGCGAGGAGCCAGCAGGGTGTGGCCTGGCCAGCGGTCCCAGTGGAGAGTGAAGACCCAGCTGCTGCCCAGGCCTCCCCGGCCCAGGGGGACGCCAGCGAGTCTGATCCTGGAGTGGAAGATGCTGCCGAGGCCGCTTCTGCCACCAAAGAGGCTGCAAAGGGAGCCCCTGCCGCTGGGGAAGATGAAAGTGCCCCTGCAGACCTCGAAGGCCTAGGTCAGGCAAGGCCCATCGAGGTCCCCTGGAGCTCCTCCCCAGCCCGGATGAGCAGTGCTGCCTGGGTGTTCCCAGGAGGTCCTAGCTGGGGTCCAGAGGGCCTCATCCAGGTGAGAGGCCAGGAAGCCAGAAATCCCCCACTGGAAGGGCTCCAGACCATCTTGGAGGACCCCGAAAACGAGAATGAGGACGGGGCTGGGGATGCGGGCCAGCCCAAGTCCTCCCAGGGCAAATAG